A region of Catenibacterium mitsuokai DNA encodes the following proteins:
- a CDS encoding flavin reductase, with protein sequence MFKEVDINTFDLKIFNKLNKEWALLSAGNKDAFNTMTISWGEMGTLWNKPVMTCFVRPQRYTKEFIDSNDKMTLSFFNGEHMKDLTILGRESGRDGDKIAKTDLTPTFIEGLPTFEEADIVVVGKKLYEDTIKPECFLDETLVDKNYPNKDFHTMYICEVEKIYMK encoded by the coding sequence ATGTTTAAAGAAGTAGATATAAATACATTTGATTTAAAAATATTCAATAAATTGAATAAGGAATGGGCACTACTTAGTGCAGGTAATAAAGACGCATTTAATACTATGACTATTTCATGGGGCGAGATGGGTACATTATGGAATAAGCCAGTGATGACTTGTTTTGTAAGACCACAGCGTTATACAAAGGAATTTATAGATTCTAATGATAAGATGACTCTTTCATTCTTTAATGGAGAACATATGAAAGATTTAACAATACTTGGTAGAGAGTCTGGACGTGATGGAGATAAGATTGCGAAGACTGATTTAACACCTACTTTTATTGAAGGTCTTCCTACATTTGAAGAAGCAGACATTGTTGTTGTGGGAAAGAAACTCTATGAAGATACAATCAAGCCTGAATGTTTCTTAGATGAAACGCTTGTGGATAAGAACTATCCTAATAAAGATTTTCATACAATGTATATCTGTGAAGTTGAAAAGATCTATATGAAATAA